The following proteins are co-located in the Streptomyces sp. NBC_01198 genome:
- a CDS encoding FAD-dependent oxidoreductase, translated as MTASGNDPPDHPTGTPASPQLTEALKARLVAYGVVQDIRAGDVVFRPGDPAYDLIVIDTGTIDLLIPPAQDRDEELVTTYGPGGFLGELNLLTGQTMHLLARVVSPGRIHRISPAQLRRLMADEPELSDVLLRTFLARRERLRTGAAAHRLEIVGLGVSAGALALRTYAARQRLPHIWLDAGSAAGRGVMASTPLSASDLPAVVIHDRVLRNATPGRLAEALGLSYRSESGDPVDLAVVGAGPAGLAAAVYGASEGLETVLLDAVGTGGQAAASSRIENYLGFPSGISGADLAQSAAVQALKFGARLSSPCRAVALETGGHHLRVLLDDGAAVDARTVLVATGARYRKLPLEHWERLEGAGIYYAATHLEVQMCAGQPVTVVGGANSAGQAALYLASNGCQVTLAIRGGTMEADMSSYLVDRLTTDPRVTVRTSTEVAALSGADVLEDVTLLDRDSGARTQQPCRSLFCFIGAAPATAWLDGITLDAGGFIRTDVQLDAADLSPVWSDLGRSPLPFETSVPGVFAAGDVRAASMKRVASAVGEGASAVRSIHAATGLRV; from the coding sequence TACGGGGTGGTCCAGGACATCCGCGCCGGGGACGTCGTCTTCCGTCCCGGGGACCCGGCCTACGACCTGATCGTCATCGACACCGGAACGATCGACCTGCTGATCCCGCCGGCACAGGACCGGGACGAGGAACTGGTCACCACCTACGGCCCCGGCGGCTTCCTCGGCGAGCTCAACCTGCTGACCGGGCAGACGATGCATCTCCTGGCCCGGGTGGTGAGCCCGGGCCGCATCCATCGCATCTCCCCCGCGCAGCTCCGGCGCCTGATGGCCGACGAGCCGGAACTGTCCGACGTGCTGCTGCGGACCTTCCTCGCCCGGCGCGAGCGGCTGCGGACCGGAGCCGCGGCCCACCGCCTGGAGATCGTCGGCCTCGGCGTCTCCGCCGGCGCGCTGGCCCTGCGGACCTACGCCGCCCGCCAGCGGCTCCCGCACATCTGGCTGGACGCCGGCAGCGCCGCCGGGCGCGGCGTCATGGCCTCGACGCCGCTGTCGGCCTCCGACCTGCCGGCCGTCGTCATCCACGACCGCGTGCTGCGCAACGCCACACCGGGCCGGCTGGCCGAGGCCCTGGGCCTGTCCTACCGGTCCGAGAGCGGCGACCCGGTCGACCTCGCCGTCGTCGGAGCGGGACCGGCCGGCCTGGCCGCGGCCGTCTACGGTGCCTCCGAGGGCCTGGAGACCGTACTCCTCGACGCGGTGGGAACCGGCGGCCAGGCGGCCGCCAGCTCCCGGATCGAGAACTACCTCGGCTTCCCCTCCGGCATCAGCGGCGCGGACCTCGCCCAGAGCGCCGCCGTCCAGGCGCTGAAGTTCGGGGCCCGGCTGTCCAGCCCGTGCCGGGCCGTCGCGCTGGAGACCGGCGGCCACCACCTGCGCGTGCTCCTCGACGACGGGGCCGCCGTCGACGCCCGCACGGTCCTCGTCGCCACCGGCGCGCGCTACCGCAAACTCCCCCTGGAGCACTGGGAGCGGCTGGAAGGCGCCGGCATCTACTACGCCGCCACCCACCTGGAGGTGCAGATGTGCGCGGGGCAGCCCGTCACCGTCGTCGGTGGCGCCAACTCGGCAGGCCAGGCCGCCCTCTACCTCGCCTCCAACGGATGCCAGGTCACCCTCGCCATCCGCGGCGGCACCATGGAGGCCGACATGTCCTCCTACCTCGTCGACCGCCTCACCACCGATCCGCGGGTGACCGTGCGGACCTCGACGGAGGTCGCCGCGCTGTCGGGAGCCGATGTGCTGGAGGACGTCACGCTCCTCGACCGTGATTCCGGCGCCCGTACGCAGCAGCCGTGCCGCAGCCTGTTCTGCTTCATCGGCGCCGCCCCGGCCACCGCCTGGCTCGACGGCATCACCCTCGACGCCGGCGGCTTCATCCGCACCGACGTCCAGCTGGACGCCGCCGACCTAAGCCCGGTGTGGTCGGACCTGGGCCGGTCCCCCCTCCCGTTCGAAACGAGCGTGCCAGGCGTCTTCGCCGCCGGCGACGTACGCGCCGCATCCATGAAGCGCGTCGCCTCCGCCGTCGGAGAAGGAGCAAGCGCCGTCCGCTCCATCCACGCCGCCACCGGACTCCGCGTCTGA